The following proteins come from a genomic window of Triticum aestivum cultivar Chinese Spring chromosome 6A, IWGSC CS RefSeq v2.1, whole genome shotgun sequence:
- the LOC123128993 gene encoding actin-related protein 2/3 complex subunit 1B-like has protein sequence MAAQAIHQFAECITCHAWSPDHSMIAFCPNTTEVHIYKFFTDKWEKLHVLAKHDQIVSGIDWSRSSNKIVTVSHDRNSYVWTQEGQDWVPTLVILKLNRAALCVQWSPKENKFAVGSGAKSVSICYYEQENNWWISKVIRKKHESSVTSIAWHPNNIHLATTSTDGKCRVFSTIIKGVDTRGPHAGASVDWKFGEQIAQLDLSPTWAFGVRWSPSGKTLAYAGHSSMIYFVDDVEGSPAVQNLALRDLPLRDILFVSEKMAIGVGFDCNPLIFAADETGLWSFVRYLDERKVTPSTSKASQLSEALGKLYGQSRQGSSSDTVEPSKPRGGAHENCITCIVPLRKGSESIVKRFSTSGLDGKIVVWDLENHITIPK, from the exons ATGGCCGCGCAGGCGATCCACCAGTTCGCCGAGTGCATCACCTGCCACGCCTGGAGCCCCGACCACTCCA TGATTGCCTTCTGTCCAAATACCACAGAAGTACACATTTATAAGTTTTTCACAGACAAGTGGGAGAAACTTCATGTTCTTGCAAAG CATGATCAGATAGTGTCTGGAATAGACTGGAGTAGATCTTCCAACAAAATTGTGACTGTTTCACATGATAGAAATTC ATATGTTTGGACACAAGAAGGACAAGATTGGGTACCTACGCTTGTTATTCTCAAGCTAAACCGTGCAGCTCTATGTGTCCAGTGGAGTCCAAAAG AAAATAAGTTTGCTGTGGGAAGTGGTGCTAAGTCTGTATCCATTTGCTACTATGAACAAGAGAATAACTG GTGGATTAGCAAGGTTATTAGGAAGAAGCATGAATCTTCTGTTACTAGTATCGCGTGGCATCCAAACAAT ATACATCTTGCAACAACTTCTACTGATGGTAAATGCAGAGTGTTCTCCACTATCATCAAGGGTGTAGATACAAG GGGACCACACGCAGGTGCCTCAGTGGATTGGAAATTCGGAGAG CAAATTGCTCAACTTGATCTATCACCTACATGGGCATTTGGTGTAAGGTGGTCGCCAAGTGGAAAAACATTGGCCTATGCAG GGCACAGTTCCATGATTTATTTCGTTGATGACGTTGAAGGGTCTCCTGCTGTGCAAAATTTGGCACTGCGTGATCTGCCTCTCCGTGAT ATTCTTTTTGTTTCTGAAAAGATGGCGATTGGTGTTGGATTTGACTGCAATCCTTTGATCTTTGCTGCAGATGAGACTGGACTTTG GAGTTTTGTCAGATATTTGGATGAAAGGAAAGTTACTCCATCAACTTCAAAAGCCTCGCAG CTCTCAGAGGCCCTTGGAAAGTTGTACGGCCAATCGAGGCAAGGGTCGAGCAGCGACACTGTCGAACCATCGAAGCCTCGAGGCGGCGCTCATGAGAACTGCATAAC TTGCATCGTGCCGTTGAGAAAAGGGAGCGAGAGTATTGTCAAACGGTTCAGCACATCAG GGCTGGACGGCAAGATTGTGGTATGGGATCTGGAAAATCACATCACCATTCCAAAATAG